One segment of Rhodopirellula baltica SH 1 DNA contains the following:
- a CDS encoding glycoside hydrolase family 43 protein — protein MSVDGGRRVQLMATLFLTCLFGLPPAPKADAQESSPAEKEPFFHNPIAKGADPWVIRDPHHPRYLWCKSDNDHGILIFESDDLTKLGKRHLVWKAPDEGPYSKEVWAPELHAIGDRYYVYFAASDGDNANHLTYVLKSKTSDPLGEYTLHGPMATGDGEDGQSPNVWAIDMTILQHNDNLFAIWSGWDQPGSDNQFLYIAPMSSPTKISGPRVLVCDNDDHLWERIEPDASQRGLNEGPEIFQAKGKTSLLYSCGASWLPTYKLGRLELVKDDPLADGAWQKMPEPAFQSTESVYGVGHSCFVQSLDGKQWWHIFHAKVGPEPGWNRALHLQPMNVADDGTPLLGSPLDRTTPIQRPSGQALGEER, from the coding sequence ATGAGCGTTGATGGCGGACGGCGTGTGCAACTGATGGCGACACTGTTCTTGACGTGTCTTTTCGGCCTCCCGCCTGCGCCCAAAGCGGATGCTCAGGAATCCTCGCCCGCCGAGAAAGAACCATTCTTTCACAATCCAATCGCGAAGGGAGCCGACCCTTGGGTCATTCGAGACCCGCATCACCCTCGTTATCTGTGGTGCAAATCGGACAACGATCACGGCATTTTGATCTTCGAAAGCGACGACCTCACCAAACTCGGCAAGCGACACCTTGTCTGGAAAGCACCTGACGAAGGACCTTATTCAAAAGAGGTCTGGGCACCCGAACTGCACGCGATCGGAGATCGGTACTACGTCTACTTTGCCGCCTCGGATGGCGACAATGCGAACCATCTCACTTACGTCTTAAAATCCAAGACGTCCGACCCACTTGGCGAGTACACCCTGCATGGACCGATGGCCACCGGCGATGGCGAAGACGGCCAATCGCCCAATGTTTGGGCGATCGACATGACCATCCTTCAACACAACGACAATCTTTTCGCGATTTGGTCTGGGTGGGACCAACCGGGCAGCGACAACCAATTCCTGTACATCGCCCCGATGAGTTCCCCAACGAAAATTTCGGGCCCGCGTGTTCTTGTCTGCGACAACGATGACCATCTTTGGGAACGCATCGAACCGGACGCATCCCAACGTGGGTTGAATGAGGGCCCCGAGATCTTCCAAGCGAAGGGAAAGACATCGCTGCTCTATTCCTGCGGCGCTTCGTGGCTGCCAACCTACAAACTTGGTCGGCTCGAACTCGTCAAGGACGATCCGTTGGCGGATGGTGCATGGCAAAAGATGCCGGAACCAGCCTTCCAGAGCACCGAATCAGTCTACGGTGTTGGGCACTCTTGCTTTGTCCAATCACTCGACGGCAAACAGTGGTGGCATATCTTTCACGCAAAGGTCGGCCCCGAACCTGGATGGAACCGAGCCCTCCATTTGCAACCCATGAACGTCGCCGACGATGGAACGCCTCTTCTGGGTTCGCCGCTGGACCGCACGACTCCGATTCAACGTCCGAGCGGCCAAGCACTCGGTGAAGAGAGGTAG